The genomic stretch ATAATTTCTTGGGGTTCCTATAGTTAATTATGAAAATGTCAAGAagtctgaatgacagtccaacTCGCATatcgcatgaccaggcagccatatacatatatatatatataaagagttGCAAACTGTTCTGAATGGACTATAGCACTCTGAACATGCCATAAGTATGAAAGTAGTGTGATATAatagctaaaattattttttttaaataaaaatgaattttaaacaataattctaTCAAATACTTTGCAGTTTGACACCCcacccctttttaaaaaaatgtaatgattattaataaaataattaaagctataattttcttttttttttttttcagtatatacatatatattactATCTGatattgtatctattttattgcacataaatttaaaagataatgaattttaaacaataattctaTCAAATACTTTGCAGTTTGacacccccacccctttttaaaaaaatgtaatgattattaataaaataattaaagccataattttcttttctttttttttcttttttcagtaTATCCATATATATTACTATCTGatattgtatctattttattgCACACAAATTTAAAAGATAACATTTAAGTTTTCTGCTTCTTTTGTTGCTAGTAGTAAAAACCTCACAAGTCATGATGGCTATGAAATGTCCTTAAAgctctagaccagcggttctcaaccttttaaacttggcgacccctttttacaatccaccactctgccgcgaccccccccccccccacacacacacacagagcaatagaagagtagataataacaatccacattttcgatggtcttaggcgacccctggccagtcgtcaatcgacccacaagggggtcgtgacccacaggttgagaacccctgttctagactCTATTACATGATGTACCGGTACACTTCAGAGCAGGGGTgaactgggtgtcaaaattggCCCTGGCATTACCATACAACCTGGCCCACAAATAGTGTAACATATATTTGATGAGAATCCAGTTGTACCTGTCCTTAGAATCATTATCTAAAGGTTGCTAATGTATTGATTCATCCGAATATATTCACGCTGTTGTATGCATATGTCTATGTGAACTATATGCCTTATCTTATTTGTTAATCACTTAGTATGTATACAGGTACAGGCTTTTTCATTATTTCAAACGTAAAgtctttttaacaaatcttgtATAAAAGACAAATCTGGGGCAAAATATGATGCTTGTTGAGGTTGTTGTCTTCTTGATATATGTACCTGCGAGTACTGTTTAGCAGTAAAGCTATGTAGGAATTTTAAATCttggttttaaaatgtttttttttgtttaagaaaaAATACAGTATACAATATTAACATTGAAAGCAAAAGGTGTTCTTTCTGAAGAACAGAGGAATTTGCAGCTATTTTGAGCAGTTATAGTGAAATCTTTTTCATACAGTTCTTGAAAACTTAATATGACAGATGAACACACATTacataatgctaaaaaaaaatgctgacaTTTGACATTGCTTACAAGGCTTTAATAAATAACACACTCAAATTGttcaattcttttatgttaattaCCCTTATATTTATGAGAAGTTAATATTCATCTactttgtttaattattttcaaacaGGTACAGAACtttaaacaaggaaaagaaacacTAATAGAAATGGGTGTGTTTTCTAGTAGACTACaagaaaaaatagaagaaaaccATCCTATTGGAACTGTTTTCGGAAAAGAAGTTAAATTTGCTTCTTGCCAGCCAACTATCAATAATCAATGCCCTCTCTGTCTTAAACAATTTTCCAGAAGCTCAATATTAAAAACACACCTGTTGGCTCATTCTGGAGAAAAACCATTTATTTGTCCAACGTGTCATAAAGGCTTTTCTCACCGTACATATTTGAAAAACCACCAACTGGTTCATACAGGGGAAAAACCATTTAAGTGTTCAATATGTCATAAAGCGTTTTCCTGTCCTTCACATGTGAATCGTCATCTGCGAATTCATACTGGAGAAAAACCGTATGAATGCTCAACATGTCACGAAGCTTTTACTTGCTCTTCACACTTGAAACGCCACCAGCTGACTCACACAGGTGAAAAACCGTTTCCTTGTCAAACATGTCATAAAAGCTTCACTCGATCTTCGCATTTGAAACGTCACCAGCTGAGTCATTCAGGTGAAAAACCTTTTAAATGTCCAACTTGTCTTAAATCTTTCTCTGGCTCTTCCTACTTGAAAGTTCACCAACAGATTCACACAAGGGAAGAAACCtcataaatatcaaatatacttctattctaaaaaaaatcaacatttggTTAATTCTGATGAAACAAAGAAATGTTGAAAGGCTTTCTAGATCTTTGTATTCAATGAGACACCAGCTAATTTTGTATTGatgaaaaaacattaaaatgttaCATGTGTTATAAAGGCTTCTCTCGATGTTGAAAATTCACACTGGGAAAAAAATGATTCAAATGTTAAATAGGCAGCATGGATGTTTGTCTAAAGACGGATAAATGAAACCAACTGTTGAAACACTGTTTCAGTGTCACATGTTCTCATGGAGTTTAACCAGCTCAGTCATGcgtttgaaaaaaacatttaaattctgCATTTGTCAGCATGGATTTATCCCATATTGAGAAATTCATATTGGggataaaacatttaaatgtttaattaaatacCCGGTATGTTTAAAATACGTTTTAaaaatcttcatgttaaaaaagACACTAACTAATCTACAAAACCGGTAGTGATAAGCCTTTTAAATGTGAAGGTGTTCAAAGTATTTTCTATATTAGGGAAATCTATTCAAATAATGTCAAGTTTTTCAAGATTTGGCTCCTAAAAGACCAtttctaagaaaaacaaattttgataTTTAGCAAACAACTGCTGATTTAATCTGGTGATAATCTATTATAATTTCAAACATGTCAtcagatatatttataatgttcAAATTTGTCAAAACTCCAAATACCAAGGACTTCCACTAAATAAGCCCAAGTGCTGTAGTGACCCACACAATTAACCACTCACCAGCTCTTCCTATAAATATTTAAGActcaaaagaaattaataacTCTTTTGCTATTTGGTGAAAAAATGTGACAAAAGAAGTATGTTTTTTGtcatggaaatttgttgtggaATTCTTTTAAGATAGGAGTCTGTATCCTACGCTAATGCAAAGACTTTTTAACTTGGCTTATTTTAAAGAAGATACAATGAGATTCATGTGATTTTTTTGtgccatttgttttttattaagcAGGATCTTGATAATAAAGTTCTGAATAAAATGATTACAAATTTTAAGCTGTTTTATAAGTATTAAGGGAGGCGCAGTCCGAACTGGAGATTCTggattcaaatcctggtgaagactgggatttttaatttaggatctttgggcgactcagctctaataggtacctgacattagttggggaaaagtaaaggcggttgctcattgggctggccacatgacaccctcgctaactgggcagtaacagatgacctttacgtcacctgccctatagaccacaaggtctgaaaggggaactttctttacttttgagtatTGAGGCTTTAAAAGATAGTTTTAATACAATCAATGTGAGATTTAAAAGCTTCAGGTTAACATACACTTCAACCTTTTATTGAACCAGTGGCGTGCCTGACATATCAACCGGGAACAAGATAATTCGTTCATCCGACAAAAGTTTTTTGCTACAAATTGGTCACTAACAAATCATTCACTGGATAGTAAATAGTAACATACTGTTTATATTCTTgtcgcgtgtttaatttgttaaattatgCTAAATATGAGGGATCTAGGATAAGTGCTTGTCAAGTGAGATGTATCAGgaaaagaaagtaaagaaaagGTCTACTAAATCTAATTACATAGGGCCTATATATGCAAAACCAGGAGATTGGTTAACTCCAGATCAATAATAagtatggcctccttcagttgctaagcgactatggatcatctcatggaaatgaggtGAATGCCTGGGCAAGAGTTCTTCCTTCTCCGTGCAACTGGTGTAGGCCTAGCCAAAGAAGcagcaagtgccgatacagtttgggatcagcggagTCGCATAGCTGCTAATTGCCTAACGGTCATCGGCTCCTGATTTGTCCTCAGGGTTAACTTAGTCTTTCCCTGATACTGAGGAAATGTACATATTccaattcattttctattgataaacTGTAAAAGTACAAACGCTGAAGAAGTGAATAGTCTACACTTGAAATGAAACCAAAACCTTCAACGCTGTTTAGGCTAAtgggacacttttttttttgtaccagtAGGCTCCTGGAGAAAGAGATATGCATTTGTCACATCCCTGTTTTCCGATGGCCTATATCCACACTTGGGCTAGCGGTGATCCGAAAAAAACTGAGCATACGATCCTTCTCTGTACCTGGTAGCACATTAGATGTGCGGGTGTAAACCTTGAGGAACAGTGTGTGGATTGTAACACACAACTCACATACACAACTCATACAAGAAATAGCTTTAGATCTAAATTGactaaaaaaaggggggggggtattaagATAAGTTTGGTCTTTATAGATTCTGCTTCTATTAAGAGGTTCTATGTAGGCCTAACTCTAAAATTGTTCTTCTACTAAGAGGTGAATGTCCAAGGAGGGGACCTAGTCATACCTtatacatcacgcactcttttgtactgaagagagatgagcccccactttgtgagtactgtgactctcgcctcaccgtggaacatatcctcgttgattgccccagataccaggatgtcagggagaaatattttagagccactaatttaaaaacactatttgataatgtcgaccctgggaaggtactgggctttatccgggaagtggggctatctacgaagatctgacttatgaatttgtgaacatgcactatttacattagatttttaccaaatatttacatttttactacctttactattttaactgtgaatagaccttgattttaatgatatgactgtatagaatctggcccttgttgtttagagagagtagtccttaagggactgcaggcacgacatggcctaaattgtgccgatgtgcctcaaatcaaaaaatcATACCTTATAAATATGCCTCTATAACTCTGGTAGCTTTTAGTGGTTAGAGTAATTTtagatgattattttttttaaattaaaagttataACACACTAATGATTTACTAAGACTTGTCAGCCTTAAGTTTACTAGAATACTAATCATTTagtacaggggtgggcaaattatgagacgcgggccacatgcggcccaccAGAGCATTTAATGTGGCTCGCGAACACCTATAGAAATTCCATGCGTCCACAGATTATATCTATAAAAatgcatatattttttaaatggataaTTTCAAATAtcttcataattttttaaacttctttctacaaaataattaaatctgaAAGAAGAAgctaaagaaaatattatttataattctaaaatattttttttcggaaTTATTCTCACTGGCAATATGTCGAAGCATTCAGGATTAGACTCAAACAGCGTTTTTTTTGCAAATTCTGTAGTTATCTTTGCATTGTTTCAAAGTTGTGTCAAAAAAAGagtaatatttgaatatttaagTATTGTTGGATTGGAAATAAACATTatgaatgctttaaaaaaaaagaaaatgaatgtcGTGTTTTTAACGATGAATGCACCATTAAGTATTTTTACAAGCCTTCTTGGTAAAGCAGCTTGCGCTTTCTGAGTTGT from Biomphalaria glabrata chromosome 9, xgBioGlab47.1, whole genome shotgun sequence encodes the following:
- the LOC106059127 gene encoding zinc finger protein 583-like isoform X4; translation: MMADTGHDFTFDLNHVLQHVKVEITEPSEEIEVTEPCGEIEETEPSEEIDFQVIKIEMTDEDESDLDTQQSETSNVNLGHQECPITQEIQMTNFTDCNNPWSLAGTAKADDSPFPVAIFMAGHSPVFGVPVQNFKQGKETLIEMGVFSSRLQEKIEENHPIGTVFGKEVKFASCQPTINNQCPLCLKQFSRSSILKTHLLAHSGEKPFICPTCHKGFSHRTYLKNHQLVHTGEKPFKCSICHKAFSCPSHVNRHLRIHTGEKPYECSTCHEAFTCSSHLKRHQLTHTGEKPFPCQTCHKSFTRSSHLKRHQLSHSGEKPFKCPTCLKSFSGSSYLKVHQQIHTREETS
- the LOC106059127 gene encoding zinc finger protein 583-like isoform X3 encodes the protein MMADTGHDFTFDLNHVLQHVKVEITEPSEEIEVTEPCGEIEETEPSEEIDFQVIKIEMTDEDESDLDTQQSETSNVNLGHQECPITQEIQMTNFTDCNNPWSLAGTAKADDSPFPVAIFMAGHSPVFGVPVSEVQNFKQGKETLIEMGVFSSRLQEKIEENHPIGTVFGKEVKFASCQPTINNQCPLCLKQFSRSSILKTHLLAHSGEKPFICPTCHKGFSHRTYLKNHQLVHTGEKPFKCSICHKAFSCPSHVNRHLRIHTGEKPYECSTCHEAFTCSSHLKRHQLTHTGEKPFPCQTCHKSFTRSSHLKRHQLSHSGEKPFKCPTCLKSFSGSSYLKVHQQIHTREETS